One Scophthalmus maximus strain ysfricsl-2021 chromosome 9, ASM2237912v1, whole genome shotgun sequence genomic region harbors:
- the si:ch211-168f7.5 gene encoding uncharacterized protein si:ch211-168f7.5: MAGRRGCVNSLWSGSERVRIGERLRATLAGVLELELLRCKHLEMVDAALEDRASAAAAADDEEPRAEEGGGTPQTESAASDAEHGSATSRRQQAPSPSDILVLPCQCSPEDCGSNPGDGAVHSSSARGSNSRWSTLSWDAPSDLLSPPTPDTSGMVHLDSDSRPSSGFYSVSGSSLSDSCYSVSSEAAQGGPVPPARPLKLSTDNMDTLWSEGAVQKQLQQQKQQQAEQQQQPVLQNSQEDVEPTEGTPVSGPSDLEVTGLSFLSDICSGLGDSLIVSLLPLLEPISSSSTSSLHPKPQLDPRFCTDLVSRRTKEVYPYPSPLHAVALQSPLFTTQSQEQSSSPSPEGPQHDDPLESNADPSLPQKAQQAQQAATLASFTQLEQYICRLAHKYRSRVTSSTFDLTSAATAGLVPHRGLCTPGKSHGSTQSLSAFESRNTSTMPGGSITPCKSLLGNSARVSLSTAGKKATRNSINLGNLPSATGDDLNINVHLNLNLNLAPGLNSGRGLVDNSKNGSCGALRSDFTTASTASSSSLSSATPTPALRARPRISTCPSSLSHRSSLEVTSGSGPSPGYGSSGFCRSLDWSSCAPPESGPSVFGTNAGSAPGSQRSSLIQESSSSPKLSEDSAMVEEISRLSGLSRAVVVGLMEQGVELDIDCFQTDTAGEVSGHSKSHMTAQTDQSHDYTKLTNLTPQRPIQLSLSVTHSPQSQSSLTPPLSHSSSPIHPYQSIHIPSPHYPSHCHYQQIPSPSDLPSSTASSPAYRPTARGRSPPRPLQPSPLGATPLSVFRRDAPFQCSLPHTNTRTSPTEYGGIQPRGGSLRQSGGGSGGSGGWNRAEGEGLYRGKHTSHKLIRAATVSSYAKREEYSSVWGEEEEKEQTAAQTPRKTSNKLWRGFEGRLWGKESEREREEMDRAEYGYGWRRNSVGSWRRESRKVKASSSSNDKRPKVDNSPISSKKRVKEEGEKRSSSLRLSRRALFRSESQGLLVPRNHSEEPVKRALWVSSSDVGQGSLGINKDEGVRLLRAKDDKRLSSTASLFNLSRSQSLEGSCHSISPLSSPSFSPSPPQRMPLQRSRSLRDLGRRVFGSMRSLSLKRKPSKK; the protein is encoded by the exons ATGGCCGGCCGCCGCGGCTGCGTGAACTCGCTCTGGTCGGGCAGCGAGCGCGTCCGCATCGGCGAGCGCCTCAGGGCGACGCTGGCCGGggtgctggagctggagctgctcagGTGCAAACACCTGGAGATGGTGGACGCCGCCCTGGAGGACCGAgcgtccgccgccgccgccgccgacgacGAGGAGCCGCGGGCGGAGGAGGGCGGCGGGACACCGCAGACTGAGAGCGCCGCATCGGACGCCGAGCATGGCTCTGCGACATCCCGCCGGCAACAG gctccCTCTCCTTCAGATATATTGGTGTTGCCTTGTCAGTGCAGTCCAGAGGACTGTGGCAGTAATCCAGGAGACGGGGCAGTCCACTCCTCATCTGCAAGGGGAAGTAATTCACGCTGGTCCACTCTATCCTGGGACGCCCCCTCTGACCTGCTCTCTCCCCCAACACCAGACACCAGTGGTATGGTCCACCTGGACAGCGACTCCAGACCCAGTTCag GTTTCTATTCAGTGAGTGGGAGCTCTCTGTCAGACTCTTGCTACTCTGTGTCCAGTGAAGCCGCTCAGGGAGGACCGGTGCCACCGGCCAGACCTCTGAAGCTGTCTACAGACAACATGGACACCCTCTGGTCAGAAGGTGCAGTgcagaagcagctgcagcagcagaagcagcagcaggcggagcagcagcagcagcctgtacTGCAGAACAGCCAGGAAGATGTAGAACCAACAGAAGGGACCCCAGTTTCAG GGCCCAGTGACCTAGAAGTGACTGGTCTGAGCTTTTTGTCTGACATCTGTTCAGGACTTGGTGATTCCTTGATTGTTTCCCTCCTCCCACTTCTTGAGCCtatttcctcttcttcaacctcctcccttcatccgAAGCCCCAGCTGGACCCTCGCTTCTGTACTGACCTGGTGTCCCGTCGGACCAAAGAGGTCTACCCTTACCCCAGCCCCCTGCATGCTGTCGCTCTCCAGAGCCCCCTCTTCACCACCCAGAGCCAGGAGCAATCGTCCTCTCCGAGTCCAGAAGGACCCCAACATGATGATCCACTAGAGTCCAATGCTGACCCATCTCTGCCTCAAAAGGCTCAACAGGCTCAGCAGGCCGCCACCCTGGCTTCCTTCACCCAGCTGGAACAGTACATCTGTCGCCTGGCTCATAAGTACCGCAGTCGAgtgacctcctccaccttcgATCTCACTTCAGCTGCCACCGCTGGTCTAGTGCCGCACAGAGGCCTTTGCACCCCTGGCAAAAGTCATGGTTCCACCCAGTCGCTTTCTGCTTTTGAGAGCCGCAATACATCCACAATGCCAGGGGGCAGCATCACCCCCTGCAAGTCACTGCTGGGAAACTCAGCCAGAGTCAGTCTCAGCACTGCTGGGAAAAAGGCCACTAGGAACTCAATCAACCTGGGTAACCTTCCTTCAGCAACTGGAGATGACTTGAATATAAACGTGCATCTCAACCTTAACTTAAACCTGGCCCCTGGTTTAAATTCTGGCCGGGGCCTCGTGGACAATTCCAAAAATGGCAGTTGTGGAGCTTTGAGAAGTGACTTTACTACAGCTTCCActgcctcctcttcatcgcTCTCCTCTGCTACACCCACCCCAGCTCTTAGAGCTCGCCCTCGCATTTCAACTTGTCCGAGTAGCCTGAGCCACCGCAGTTCCCTGGAGGTCACTTCAGGGTCTGGACCAAGTCCGGGATATGGGTCATCAGGCTTCTGTCGCTCATTAGACTGGAGCAGCTGTGCTCCACCTGAGTCTGGGCCATCAGTGTTTGGTACAAATGCTGGGTCAGCTCCTGGGTCTCAGCGTAGCAGCTTGATCCAAGAGTCCAGCTCCAGTCCCAAGTTAAGCGAAGACTCCGCCATGGTGGAAGAGATCTCCCGCCTCTCTGGCCTGTCCAGGGCTGTTGTGGTAGGACTGATGGAACAAGGTGTAGAGCTTGATATTGACTGCTTCCAAACAGATACTGCCGGAGAAGTGAGCGGTCACAGTAAATCTCACATGACAGCCCAGACAGATCAGTCACATGATTATACTAAACTGACCAACCTGACTCCCCAGAGACCAATACAGCTCTCCCTCAGTGTCACCCATTCTCCTCAGTCTCAGTCCAGtctcacccctcccctctcacacTCCAGCAGCCCCATACACCCTTACCAGTCCATCCATATTCCCTCTCCCCACTACCCATCACACTGCCACTACCAGCAAATCCCTTCCCCATCCGACCTTCCCTCTTCCACAGCCTCCTCCCCTGCCTACCGCCCCACTGCCAGGGGTCGCTCCCCTCCCCGGCCTCTCCAGCCCTCCCCACTGGGTGCCACCCCTCTCTCAGTATTCCGACGGGATGCACCCTTCCAGTGCTCCCTGCCCCACACCAATACAAGGACCTCTCCTACGGAGTATGGCGGCATCCAACCAAGAGGTGGATCACTTcggcagagtggaggaggaagtggaggtaGTGGTGGGTGGAACAGGGCAGAGGGAGAAGGGCTTTACAGAGGAAAGCATACCTCTCATAAGTTGATCAGGGCAGCCACAGTAAGCAGCTATGCCAAGAGAGAGGAATACAGCTCTGTttggggtgaggaggaggaaaaggagcaaACGGCAGCTCAAACACCAAGAAAGACCTCCAACAAACTCTGGAGGGGCTTTGAGGGACGGCTCTGGGgcaaagagtcagagagagaacgGGAGGAGATGGACAGAGCTGAGTACGGCTACGGATGGAGGAGGAACAGTGTTGGCAGCTGGAGAAGGGAGAGCCGTAAAGTAAAGGCCTCGTCCAGCAGTAATGACAAGAGGCCAAAAGTAGACAACTCCCCCATCTCCTCAAAGAAgagagtgaaggaagaagggGAGAAACGCAGCTCCAGCCTCAGGCTTTCCAGGAGGGCTTTGTTCAGGAGTGAGTCCCAAGGTTTGCTGGTCCCTCGTAACCACAGCGAGGAGCCGGTAAAGCGAGCGCTCTGGGTCTCCTCATCGGACGTGGGGCAAGGGAGCTTGGGTATCAACAAAGACGAAGGGGTCAGACTGCTTAGAGCAAAGGACGACAAACGTCTGTCCTCCACTGCCAGTCTCTTTAACCTTTCCCGCTCTCAGAGCCTTGAGGGCAGCTGCCACTccatttcccctctctcctccccttccttctctccatcccctcctcAACGGATGCCCCTCCAGCGCTCTCGATCACTGAGGGACTTGGGGAGGAGAGTGTTTGGCTCCATGAGGTCTCTGAGTCTCAAGAGGAAGCCATCCAAGAAATGA
- the map1lc3cl gene encoding microtubule-associated proteins 1A/1B light chain 3C, producing MAPFEKSMEMMPFKERKCLETRKDEVCSIRSKFPNKLPVIVERYTREKTLPLLDKTKFLVPFELTLGQFLCLLRNKIALESTQALFLLVAEKSMSCMSSSMREVYSRHSDADGFLYITYASQEMFGAPQPAAGPPC from the exons atggctCCCTTTGAGAAATCTATGGAGATGATGCCCTTCAAGGAGAGGAAATGCCTCG aaacaagaaaagatgAAGTGTGCAGCATTCGGTCTAAATTCCCCAACAAGTTGCCT GTGATTGTTGAACGTTACACCCGTGAAAAGACTCTCCCCCTGTTGGATAAAACAAAGTTCCTGGTTCCCTTTGAGCTCACCTTGGGTCAGTTCCTCTGCCTGCTCAG gaATAAGATCGCCTTGGAATCTACCCAGGCTCTGTTCCTCCTGGTGGCGGAGAAGAGCATGTCCTGCATGTCTTCCAGCATGAGAGAGGTTTACTCCCGCCACAGCGACGCAGATGGCTTCCTCTACATCACCTACGCCTCACAGGAGATGTTCGGAGCGCCTCAACCAGCGGCCGGGCCGCCCTGCTGA
- the ttc9c gene encoding tetratricopeptide repeat protein 9C, with amino-acid sequence MKAADGEECSDVRGAAAAEEPGVSRHRQTPMKPTWTLLEEAAQMKTEGNAFYRERNIRSAIGRYHRALLILRGLDSDVMASVKDFGPETPALMPEQEALLRNTQVDCYNNLAACLLQKDSVDHARVQEYSLRVLQWRPGNVKALYRAGVATLEMGDAQTAKQYLIQACREQPNDANVRKHLQRAEEKLNWELQKEKAMYRGMFSPSSKNSSVEGVKQTNGAGEGV; translated from the exons ATGAAGGCTGCAGACGGGGAGGAGTGTTCAGATGTACGGGGGGCGGCGGCAGCAGAGGAACCAGGAGTTTCTAGACACCGGCAGACTCCGATGAAGCCGACTTGGACTCTGCTGGAGGAAGCCGcccaaatgaaaacagaaggaaacgCTTTCTACAGGGAGAGGAACATTCGCTCAGCCATCGGGCGTTATCACCGCGCTCTCCTGATCCTTCGGGGCCTTGACTCGGATGTGATGGCGTCTGTAAAAGATTTTGGACCGGAGACGCCTGCGCTCATGCCAGAACAGGAGGCTCTGCTGAGAAATACACAAGTGGACTGCTACAACAACTTAGCTG CCTGTTTGCTGCAAAAAGACAGTGTTGACCATGCTCGAGTGCAGGAATACAGCCTAAGAGTGCTGCAATGGCGACCAGGCAATGTCAAGGCACTGTACAGGGCGGGAGTAGCCACTCTGGAGATGGGAGACGCACAGACTGCAAAGCAGTACCTCATCCAGGCCTGCAGAGAGCAACCTAATG ATGCTAATGTGAGGAAGCACCTGCAGAGGGCTGAGGAGAAACTGAACTGGGAGTTACAGAAAGAGAAGGCCATGTATCGAGGAATGTTTTCCCCCAGCTCGAAGAACAGCTCCGTTGAAGGGGTGAAACAAACCAACGGAGCTGGGGAAGGAGTTTAG